A single Marinobacter sp. es.042 DNA region contains:
- a CDS encoding (Fe-S)-binding protein — translation MSQLFYDAAPNATRVSPEREADRHYPEKPEAVTLFGTCVVDLFFPEAGLDAIRLLEREGVRVHFPQAQSCCGQPAWTSGYRDEAKAVARAQLDILDRSGLPVVVPSGSCAGMFRHHYPALFADEPDTLTRVEALAERTFELTEFLLKVCRVQLADRGAPSKIALHTSCSARREMNTHLHARELLQQLEGVERIDHDHESECCGFGGTFSVRMPEVSGAMVKDKTRSLIDSGAVEMVTADGGCLMNINGSLEKQKESFRGRHLASFLWERTNGANAGEVA, via the coding sequence ATGAGTCAGCTGTTTTACGATGCCGCTCCCAATGCCACCCGGGTATCGCCCGAGCGGGAAGCCGACCGGCATTACCCGGAGAAGCCGGAAGCGGTCACTCTGTTCGGTACCTGCGTGGTGGATCTGTTCTTTCCTGAGGCCGGGCTGGATGCCATTCGCCTGCTGGAGCGGGAAGGTGTTCGCGTGCATTTCCCCCAGGCGCAGAGCTGTTGCGGGCAGCCCGCCTGGACTTCCGGATATCGGGATGAGGCCAAGGCAGTGGCCCGCGCCCAGCTGGATATCCTCGATCGATCGGGTTTGCCGGTCGTGGTGCCGTCCGGCTCCTGTGCCGGGATGTTCCGGCACCATTACCCGGCGTTGTTTGCCGATGAGCCGGACACGCTCACGCGGGTAGAAGCGCTCGCCGAGCGCACCTTCGAGCTGACCGAGTTCCTGCTGAAAGTCTGCCGGGTGCAGCTGGCGGACCGGGGCGCGCCCAGCAAGATTGCACTGCACACCTCCTGTTCGGCCCGCCGGGAAATGAACACCCACCTGCACGCCCGCGAGCTCTTGCAGCAGCTTGAAGGTGTCGAACGTATCGATCACGACCATGAAAGCGAATGCTGTGGGTTTGGCGGCACCTTCTCGGTGCGAATGCCGGAAGTTTCAGGGGCCATGGTTAAAGACAAGACCCGTTCGTTGATTGACTCCGGCGCGGTTGAAATGGTGACCGCCGACGGCGGCTGTCTGATGAACATCAACGGGTCTCTGGAGAAACAGAAAGAGAGCTTCCGGGGCCGGCACCTGGCCAGTTTCCTCTGGGAGCGTACCAACGGCGCCAACGCAGGGGAGGTGGCATGA
- a CDS encoding GntR family transcriptional regulator, translated as MDVGQIAPRRLADTIVEQLETMILEGTLQPGERLPPERVLSEQFGVSRPSLREAIQRLTAKGLLISRQGGGNYVTESLGGSFSDPLIPLLENRPDAQRDLLEFRRTLEADCAYYAALRATEVDRAHLKTAYEALQACYGSDRNRDLEAEGAADARFHLAIAEASHNVILLHTIRNLFNMLKSNVVTNIGGMYRREAETRQGLVEQHRMLYEAITEGRAEEARELAGKHIQYVQQVLSERSESHRRLERSLRRDKLARS; from the coding sequence ATGGACGTCGGACAGATCGCCCCACGCAGACTCGCGGACACCATCGTGGAACAGCTGGAAACCATGATTCTGGAAGGCACCCTGCAACCGGGCGAGCGGCTGCCCCCGGAACGGGTATTGTCGGAGCAGTTCGGCGTGTCCCGCCCTTCCCTGCGGGAGGCCATTCAGCGGCTGACCGCCAAAGGCCTGCTGATCAGCCGCCAGGGCGGAGGGAACTATGTCACTGAGTCCCTCGGCGGCAGTTTCAGCGATCCGCTGATTCCTCTGCTTGAAAACCGGCCAGACGCACAAAGGGATCTACTGGAATTTCGCCGCACACTGGAGGCGGACTGCGCCTATTACGCAGCCTTGCGAGCGACAGAGGTCGACAGGGCTCACCTGAAAACCGCTTACGAGGCACTGCAAGCCTGCTATGGCAGCGACAGGAACCGGGACCTGGAAGCCGAAGGGGCAGCCGATGCCCGGTTCCACCTGGCGATTGCCGAGGCGAGCCATAACGTGATTCTCCTGCACACCATTCGAAACCTGTTCAACATGCTCAAAAGCAACGTGGTTACCAACATCGGCGGCATGTATCGAAGAGAGGCGGAGACCCGGCAGGGTCTGGTGGAACAGCACCGGATGCTGTACGAAGCCATCACTGAAGGCAGGGCCGAGGAAGCCCGGGAACTGGCCGGCAAGCACATCCAGTACGTTCAGCAAGTACTCTCAGAACGCAGTGAGAGCCACCGCCGACTGGAGCGCTCCCTGCGGAGGGACAAGCTCGCCCGATCCTGA
- a CDS encoding FAD-binding and (Fe-S)-binding domain-containing protein, with amino-acid sequence MTFTPEVLADIRQRIPENRVFNDPVSTLAFGTDASFYRLIPKVVVRVQDEAEVVDLLAIARRHKVPVTFRAAGTSLSGQAISDSILIVLGDQWNGHDIREEGRQIRLQPGVIGAQANAWLAPKGFKIGPDPASINACKIGGIVANNASGMCCGTAQNSYHTLAGMRLVLADGAVLDTEDPASVSAFRDSHGDLLAALKKLAINTRENPELAERIRHKYRLKNTTGLSLNALVDFTCPLDILTHLMVGSEGTLGFVSAVTYNTVPEYPDKATALLVSRDAESCCRAASALRSQPVAAVELLDRRSLRSVQDKPGLPDWIHDLSESACALLVETRASSPEILDEQLTRIRQALAEFPLEQQVDFTRDAKVSDQLWAIRKGTFPAVGAVRPNGTTVIIEDVTFPIDQLSEGVTRLQSLFVKHGYDDAIIFGHALEGNLHFVFPQGFDDPSEVARYEAFMQDVAQLVAVEFGGSLKAEHGTGRNMAPFVELEWGHDAWQLMWQIKRLLDPENLLNPDVVLSEDPQIHLKNLKPLPEADPLVDKCIECGFCEPVCPSEGLTLSPRQRIVIWRDIQARRRAGEDTAELEKAYQYHGLDTCAATGLCAQRCPVGINTGDLVRKLRSEKATGQSVANQLAKHFAGALKATRFVLASASMAERLLGAPLLTRLSGGVRKVSGGRVAQWDPSLPQPVRFVSPKAPEPSDGRPRVVYLAACVSRTMGPARGDKAQEPLIEVTRRLLEKGGYQVVYPEALDSLCCGQPFASKGYPDQAATKKDELISALLRASRNGVDPIYCDTSPCTLQIREAAEEAGLTLFDPVRFIRDHLYERLDFEPEQTPLAVHVTCSTQHLGESQGLIDIARRCSTQVVVPEGIHCCGFAGDKGFNVPELNAHSLKTLAEQTAGCEEGISTSRTCEIGLSRHSGIDYHGLVYLVDRVTRPRATT; translated from the coding sequence ATGACTTTTACCCCGGAAGTATTGGCCGATATCCGGCAACGGATTCCCGAAAACCGGGTATTTAACGATCCGGTGTCCACCCTTGCGTTCGGAACCGACGCCAGTTTCTACCGCCTGATCCCAAAGGTGGTGGTGCGGGTTCAGGATGAAGCAGAGGTTGTTGATCTTCTGGCCATCGCCCGCCGCCACAAGGTGCCGGTGACCTTCCGGGCCGCCGGTACCAGCCTTTCCGGACAGGCGATCAGTGATTCGATCCTGATCGTTCTGGGCGATCAGTGGAACGGCCACGACATCCGGGAAGAAGGACGTCAGATTCGTCTGCAACCGGGTGTGATTGGCGCTCAGGCGAATGCCTGGTTAGCACCCAAGGGCTTCAAGATCGGACCGGATCCGGCGTCCATCAACGCCTGCAAGATTGGTGGCATTGTTGCGAACAATGCCAGCGGTATGTGCTGTGGCACCGCCCAGAACAGCTACCACACGCTGGCCGGTATGCGGCTGGTGCTGGCCGACGGGGCAGTGCTGGATACCGAGGATCCGGCAAGCGTTTCGGCGTTTCGCGACAGCCACGGTGATCTGTTGGCGGCCCTGAAAAAGCTGGCTATCAATACCCGGGAGAATCCGGAGCTGGCGGAGCGTATTCGTCATAAATACCGCCTGAAAAACACCACCGGCCTGTCCCTGAACGCCCTGGTGGATTTTACCTGCCCACTCGACATCCTGACCCACCTGATGGTGGGTTCCGAGGGTACGCTGGGTTTCGTGAGCGCAGTAACCTACAACACCGTTCCCGAATATCCTGACAAAGCCACGGCCCTGTTGGTGTCCCGGGATGCGGAGAGCTGCTGCCGGGCAGCGTCGGCGCTGCGCTCACAACCGGTAGCGGCGGTGGAACTGCTTGATCGACGCAGCCTTCGTTCGGTGCAGGACAAGCCGGGCCTGCCGGACTGGATTCATGATCTGTCGGAAAGCGCCTGCGCGTTGCTTGTGGAGACCCGGGCGTCATCCCCGGAGATTCTGGATGAACAGCTGACCCGAATCAGGCAGGCCCTCGCTGAGTTTCCGCTGGAGCAGCAGGTGGACTTTACCCGCGACGCTAAAGTGTCTGACCAGCTGTGGGCCATTCGTAAGGGTACCTTCCCTGCCGTGGGGGCAGTCAGACCGAACGGCACCACCGTGATCATCGAGGATGTGACCTTCCCGATTGATCAGCTATCCGAGGGGGTCACCCGCCTCCAGTCGCTGTTCGTCAAGCATGGTTATGACGACGCGATCATCTTTGGCCACGCCCTGGAGGGCAACCTGCACTTCGTGTTCCCCCAGGGCTTCGACGACCCCTCGGAAGTCGCTCGCTACGAAGCCTTTATGCAGGATGTGGCGCAACTCGTTGCCGTGGAATTCGGCGGTTCTCTGAAAGCGGAACATGGCACCGGTCGCAACATGGCGCCCTTCGTGGAACTGGAATGGGGGCATGATGCCTGGCAGTTGATGTGGCAGATAAAGCGGCTGCTGGACCCGGAGAACCTGCTCAACCCGGATGTGGTGCTCTCGGAAGATCCGCAGATCCATCTCAAAAATCTGAAGCCTCTTCCTGAGGCCGATCCGCTGGTGGACAAGTGCATCGAATGTGGCTTCTGTGAGCCGGTGTGTCCGTCTGAAGGGCTGACCCTGTCGCCTCGTCAGCGCATCGTGATCTGGCGGGACATCCAGGCCCGCCGTCGTGCCGGTGAAGATACTGCCGAGCTGGAAAAAGCGTATCAGTACCATGGCCTGGATACCTGTGCCGCGACCGGTCTCTGCGCCCAGCGCTGCCCGGTGGGTATCAATACCGGCGATCTGGTGCGCAAGCTGCGTAGTGAAAAGGCCACCGGTCAATCCGTGGCCAATCAGTTGGCAAAGCATTTTGCCGGCGCCTTGAAAGCCACCCGTTTTGTGCTGGCCAGCGCATCAATGGCCGAAAGACTGCTGGGTGCGCCACTGCTGACCCGACTCAGTGGCGGCGTTCGCAAGGTGTCTGGTGGTCGGGTAGCCCAGTGGGATCCGAGTCTGCCCCAGCCGGTGCGGTTTGTTTCACCGAAAGCGCCGGAACCGTCCGATGGCCGGCCCCGGGTGGTTTATCTGGCGGCCTGTGTGTCCCGGACCATGGGCCCGGCGCGGGGCGATAAGGCGCAGGAGCCGCTGATCGAGGTGACCCGGCGGCTGCTGGAGAAGGGCGGTTACCAGGTGGTGTATCCGGAGGCCCTGGACAGCCTGTGTTGTGGCCAGCCATTTGCCTCCAAGGGCTATCCGGACCAGGCGGCGACGAAGAAAGATGAGCTGATTTCGGCGCTGTTGAGGGCCAGCCGCAATGGTGTGGATCCGATCTATTGCGACACCAGTCCCTGCACACTGCAGATCCGCGAAGCCGCCGAAGAGGCCGGCCTGACGCTGTTTGATCCTGTCCGGTTCATTCGGGATCATCTCTACGAGCGTCTGGACTTCGAGCCGGAGCAGACCCCGCTGGCGGTGCACGTCACCTGCAGCACCCAGCACCTGGGGGAGTCGCAGGGACTGATCGATATCGCCAGGCGGTGCAGCACCCAGGTGGTAGTGCCCGAGGGTATCCACTGCTGTGGCTTTGCCGGCGACAAGGGCTTTAACGTGCCCGAGCTGAATGCCCATTCTCTGAAAACTCTGGCAGAGCAGACGGCCGGCTGCGAGGAAGGAATATCCACCAGCCGAACCTGCGAAATCGGGCTCAGCCGGCACAGCGGTATCGACTATCACGGCCTCGTGTATCTGGTGGATCGGGTCACGAGGCCGCGAGCAACTACCTAG
- a CDS encoding ParA family protein, whose amino-acid sequence MRTIAFYSLKGGVGKTAAAVNIAYLASQAGYPTLLWDLDPQGASSWYLAGADEVKGHKLSHLLKGKTPIADFIHQSEYENLDFIPSHTSFRNLDVKLDQEDGSNLIKQWLAPLSEETSLVVLDCPPSLSRLSEQVLKAADEVFVPVIPTWLSLNSWKQLQEFARDKKLKPSKLHPFYSMADRRKGLHRELINAQDEILPKGLKTIIPNASVVEKMGEEGTPVELLAPGSVAADAYRRLWKEINRLL is encoded by the coding sequence ATGAGGACCATTGCGTTTTACAGTCTGAAGGGCGGTGTTGGCAAAACCGCCGCCGCCGTGAATATCGCCTATCTGGCCAGCCAGGCCGGCTATCCCACACTGCTCTGGGATCTTGACCCCCAGGGCGCCTCCAGCTGGTATCTGGCGGGGGCTGATGAGGTGAAAGGGCACAAGCTCTCGCACTTGCTCAAAGGCAAGACGCCCATCGCCGACTTTATCCATCAGAGTGAATACGAAAACCTCGACTTCATCCCGTCTCACACCAGTTTCCGCAACCTGGATGTAAAGCTGGATCAGGAGGATGGCAGCAACCTGATCAAACAGTGGCTGGCGCCGCTGTCTGAAGAAACCAGTCTCGTGGTACTGGATTGCCCGCCGTCGCTGTCCCGGCTTTCCGAGCAGGTGCTGAAGGCGGCCGACGAGGTGTTCGTGCCGGTGATTCCCACCTGGCTGTCACTTAACAGCTGGAAACAGCTGCAGGAATTCGCCAGGGACAAGAAGCTGAAGCCATCGAAGCTGCACCCGTTCTATTCCATGGCCGACCGCCGGAAGGGCCTGCACCGGGAACTGATCAATGCCCAGGATGAGATTCTGCCCAAGGGCCTGAAAACGATCATCCCTAACGCCAGTGTGGTGGAAAAGATGGGTGAGGAGGGCACGCCGGTGGAACTGCTGGCGCCCGGCTCGGTGGCCGCCGACGCCTACCGCCGGTTGTGGAAGGAGATCAATCGGCTGCTCTGA
- a CDS encoding LutB/LldF family L-lactate oxidation iron-sulfur protein — translation MSQRIPVTELTPDFRGRAEEALADGQLRNNFRVAMDSLMTKRANAFPDADEREGLRELGNRIKAGALSRLPDLLEQLEQKLTENGVKVHWAETVEEANSLVHGIIEVRKGSQVVKGKSMVSEEMEMNDYLAERGVECLESDMGEYIVQLDNEKPSHIIMPAIHKNARQVSKLFHDKLGEPETEDVNQLIQIGRRTLRRKFMEADVGVSGVNFAIAETGTLLLVENEGNGRMSTTAPPVHIAVTGIEKVVPNLRDVVPLVSLLTRSALGQPITTYVNLISGPRKPDELDGPEEVHLVLLDNGRTGAFADAQMRQTLNCIRCGACMNHCPVYTRVGGHTYGEVYPGPIGKIITPHMAGLDKVPDHPSASSLCGACGEVCPVKIPIPELLQRLRQENVKNPEQPQQVKGGGAKYSRTERWIWRGWQMLNTRPALYRSFLWAATRFRVLAPKKAGPWTENHSAPVPARRSLHDLAARHLEQNGGRPS, via the coding sequence ATGAGTCAGCGTATTCCGGTTACCGAGCTGACCCCGGACTTCCGGGGCCGCGCCGAAGAAGCCCTTGCGGACGGTCAGCTGCGGAACAATTTCCGTGTGGCCATGGACTCGCTGATGACCAAGCGGGCCAACGCCTTTCCGGATGCCGACGAGCGTGAAGGCCTGAGGGAACTGGGCAACCGGATCAAGGCCGGTGCCCTTTCCCGTCTGCCGGATTTGCTTGAGCAGCTTGAACAGAAGCTGACGGAGAACGGCGTCAAGGTTCACTGGGCGGAGACCGTCGAGGAAGCCAACAGCCTGGTGCATGGCATCATCGAAGTGCGCAAGGGCAGCCAGGTGGTGAAAGGCAAGTCCATGGTCAGCGAAGAAATGGAGATGAACGACTACCTGGCGGAGCGGGGCGTCGAATGCCTGGAATCCGACATGGGGGAATACATTGTTCAGCTCGACAACGAAAAGCCCTCCCACATCATCATGCCGGCGATCCACAAGAACGCGCGGCAGGTGTCCAAGCTGTTCCACGACAAACTGGGCGAGCCGGAGACCGAAGACGTTAACCAACTGATCCAGATTGGTCGCCGGACCCTGCGCCGGAAATTCATGGAAGCGGATGTGGGTGTTTCCGGAGTGAACTTCGCCATCGCCGAAACCGGCACCTTGCTGCTGGTGGAAAACGAAGGCAACGGGCGCATGAGCACGACGGCGCCGCCCGTGCACATTGCGGTAACAGGCATTGAAAAAGTGGTGCCGAACCTGAGGGACGTGGTGCCCCTGGTGTCCCTGCTGACGCGCTCGGCCCTCGGTCAGCCCATTACCACCTACGTGAACCTGATCTCCGGCCCCCGCAAGCCCGACGAGCTGGATGGTCCGGAAGAGGTGCACCTGGTGCTGCTGGATAACGGCCGCACCGGCGCTTTTGCCGATGCCCAGATGCGCCAGACCCTGAACTGCATCCGCTGCGGCGCCTGCATGAATCACTGCCCGGTGTATACCCGGGTGGGCGGCCACACCTACGGTGAGGTCTACCCAGGCCCCATTGGCAAGATCATCACGCCGCACATGGCTGGACTGGACAAGGTGCCGGACCATCCCAGTGCTTCCTCTCTGTGCGGAGCCTGCGGCGAGGTCTGTCCGGTCAAGATTCCCATTCCTGAACTTCTGCAGCGCCTACGTCAGGAGAACGTGAAAAACCCGGAGCAACCGCAGCAGGTGAAAGGTGGCGGCGCCAAATATTCCCGGACGGAACGGTGGATCTGGCGTGGTTGGCAGATGCTGAATACCCGGCCGGCGCTGTATCGCAGTTTTCTCTGGGCAGCGACCCGATTCCGGGTGCTGGCCCCGAAAAAAGCCGGCCCCTGGACCGAGAATCACAGTGCGCCGGTGCCGGCCCGCCGCTCCCTGCATGATCTGGCGGCCCGGCACCTTGAACAGAACGGAGGTCGGCCATCATGA
- a CDS encoding LutC/YkgG family protein — protein MSARANILGKLRNSLAGTTPRPDEFDERLVTAPWRYAPEDRIDRLRSLMEAVHTEVHQCRSDNWPELVAELLNKRNLSNLLCAPSREHGRALQAYFKATEQTVELLAYDQPVETWKKELFWSVEASLTGTLGGIAATGTLVLWPDRHEPRLMSLVPPVHIALLKASEIHDNLYDMMVAQDWAAGLPTNVLLVSGPSKTADIEQVLAYGAHGPRELIVLVLEDA, from the coding sequence ATGAGCGCCCGCGCGAACATCCTTGGCAAATTGAGAAACAGCCTCGCCGGCACCACGCCCCGCCCCGACGAATTTGATGAGCGGCTGGTTACGGCCCCCTGGCGGTACGCGCCGGAAGACCGGATCGACCGGTTGCGTAGCCTGATGGAAGCGGTCCACACTGAAGTGCATCAGTGCCGGTCTGACAACTGGCCGGAATTGGTGGCCGAACTTCTGAACAAACGCAACCTCAGCAACCTGTTGTGTGCCCCGTCGAGAGAACATGGCCGGGCGCTGCAGGCTTACTTCAAGGCCACGGAGCAGACGGTCGAATTATTGGCCTACGATCAGCCGGTGGAAACCTGGAAAAAAGAGCTGTTCTGGAGCGTGGAGGCGAGCCTGACCGGCACCCTTGGCGGTATTGCCGCCACTGGCACGCTCGTGCTCTGGCCGGATCGTCATGAACCGCGGCTGATGAGCCTGGTGCCGCCGGTACACATAGCCCTGCTCAAGGCCAGCGAGATTCACGACAATCTGTATGACATGATGGTGGCTCAGGACTGGGCGGCCGGGCTGCCAACAAATGTTCTGCTGGTGTCTGGCCCGTCCAAGACCGCGGACATCGAACAGGTGCTGGCCTATGGCGCCCACGGCCCCCGTGAGCTCATTGTGCTGGTTCTGGAGGACGCATGA
- a CDS encoding ethanolamine ammonia-lyase subunit EutB: MYRYSLGNRRWQFATLAELMAKATPARSGDRLAGVIAHTAEERVVAQMALAELPLKTFLTEALVPYEQDEVTRLILDDHDVGAFEPVSHLTVGDFRNWLLSDLATPEMLVRIRAGITPEMAAAVCKIMRNQDLILVAQKCRVQTAFRSTVGLPGRMSTRLQPNHPTDDITGIAASILDGLLYGSGDAVIGINPATDNVAQSVRLLQLMDEVIRKYEIPTQSCVLTHVTNTLEAIENRAPVDLVFQSIGGTEATNRSFGFDLATLAEARAAALSLNRGTVGNNVMYFETGQGSSLSADAHHGVDQQTCEARAYAVARKFEPLLVNTVVGFIGPEYLFDGKEITRAGLEDHFCGKLLGLPMGCDICYTNHAEADQNDMDNLLTLLGVAGCNFIMGIPGSDDIMLNYQTTSFHDALYVRRVLDKRPAPEFEQWLTRMQIFQDGEGKVPADVLPEAFRKSLASLPGGSGS, translated from the coding sequence ATGTATCGGTACAGTTTGGGAAACCGGCGCTGGCAGTTTGCAACGCTGGCAGAGTTAATGGCGAAGGCAACGCCCGCGCGCTCCGGTGACCGGCTGGCCGGCGTCATCGCCCATACCGCAGAGGAAAGGGTGGTGGCCCAGATGGCTCTGGCCGAGTTGCCCCTGAAGACCTTTCTTACTGAAGCCCTCGTTCCCTACGAGCAGGATGAGGTTACCCGGTTGATTCTCGACGATCACGATGTCGGGGCCTTTGAGCCGGTTTCCCACCTGACCGTGGGCGACTTCCGGAACTGGTTGCTGAGCGATCTGGCCACGCCCGAGATGCTGGTGCGCATCCGCGCCGGGATAACTCCGGAGATGGCGGCGGCTGTATGCAAGATCATGCGCAACCAGGACCTGATCCTGGTCGCGCAGAAATGCCGGGTGCAAACCGCTTTCCGAAGCACCGTTGGCCTGCCGGGACGGATGTCGACGCGGCTGCAGCCCAATCATCCCACGGATGACATAACAGGCATTGCCGCCAGCATCCTGGACGGGTTGCTGTATGGCAGCGGCGATGCGGTAATAGGGATCAACCCGGCCACGGACAACGTGGCCCAGAGTGTCCGGCTGCTGCAGTTGATGGATGAGGTGATCCGCAAGTACGAGATTCCCACCCAGTCCTGCGTACTGACCCATGTAACCAATACCCTGGAAGCCATCGAGAACAGGGCTCCGGTGGACCTGGTATTCCAGTCCATTGGTGGCACCGAAGCCACGAACAGGAGTTTCGGATTTGATCTGGCCACCCTGGCCGAGGCCCGGGCCGCGGCGCTGTCGCTCAATCGCGGCACGGTGGGTAATAACGTGATGTATTTCGAGACCGGCCAGGGCAGCTCGCTGTCGGCCGATGCCCATCACGGCGTGGATCAGCAGACCTGCGAAGCCCGGGCTTACGCGGTGGCCCGCAAATTCGAGCCGCTTCTGGTGAATACGGTGGTCGGGTTTATCGGGCCGGAATACCTGTTTGATGGCAAAGAGATTACCCGGGCTGGGTTGGAGGACCATTTTTGTGGCAAGTTGCTGGGTCTGCCCATGGGGTGTGATATCTGCTACACCAACCATGCCGAGGCCGACCAGAACGATATGGACAACCTGCTGACCCTGTTGGGCGTGGCCGGCTGTAACTTCATCATGGGCATACCCGGCTCTGACGACATCATGCTGAACTATCAGACCACCTCGTTTCACGATGCCCTTTACGTTCGCCGGGTGCTCGACAAAAGGCCGGCGCCGGAATTCGAACAGTGGCTCACCCGCATGCAGATTTTCCAGGATGGTGAGGGCAAGGTGCCCGCAGACGTGTTACCAGAAGCCTTCCGGAAAAGCCTAGCCAGTTTGCCCGGAGGGAGCGGATCATGA
- the eutC gene encoding ethanolamine ammonia-lyase subunit EutC, with the protein MTGRKPSVIANPWRRLSAWTDARIGLGRAGISLPTQEMLAFQLAHAQARDAVHLPLDTSALMKDLAELTERRKALLAHEPVHLQSQAGDRITYLQRPDLGRRLSQKSCEALDGLGHTGDSPVDLALVVADGLSSYGVQENAVGFLEALLANLEADDQTWELAPLTVVSQGRVAIGDDVGHRLNARCVVVLIGERPGLSSPDSLGLYLTWAPEPGLTDASRNCISNIRPAGLSFEEASRRLGYLLREARRQEVSGVPLKDRSEQTVIDQGIGNFLLR; encoded by the coding sequence ATGACTGGCCGCAAGCCATCAGTAATCGCCAACCCCTGGCGCCGGCTCTCGGCCTGGACCGATGCCCGGATTGGTCTTGGCCGGGCCGGCATCAGCCTGCCCACGCAGGAGATGCTGGCGTTTCAGCTCGCCCATGCCCAGGCAAGGGATGCGGTTCATCTGCCACTGGATACCTCGGCGTTGATGAAGGACCTGGCCGAACTGACCGAGCGGAGAAAAGCGTTATTGGCCCATGAGCCGGTTCATCTGCAAAGTCAGGCCGGCGACCGGATAACCTACCTGCAACGCCCGGATCTCGGACGCAGGCTTAGCCAGAAATCCTGTGAGGCGCTGGACGGCCTGGGCCACACCGGTGATTCACCCGTCGATCTGGCCCTCGTGGTAGCAGACGGCTTGTCCTCCTATGGCGTACAGGAAAACGCCGTGGGGTTTCTCGAGGCGCTGCTGGCGAATCTTGAGGCCGATGATCAGACCTGGGAACTGGCGCCCCTGACCGTTGTCTCTCAGGGACGGGTTGCGATTGGTGATGATGTCGGTCACCGGCTTAACGCCCGATGTGTTGTGGTGCTGATTGGTGAGCGCCCCGGCCTGAGTTCTCCGGACAGCCTCGGGCTGTACCTGACCTGGGCACCGGAGCCCGGTCTGACTGACGCCAGCCGAAACTGCATATCCAATATCCGCCCGGCGGGGTTGTCGTTCGAAGAGGCGAGCCGGCGGCTAGGGTATTTGCTCAGGGAGGCTCGCCGTCAGGAGGTTTCCGGTGTACCTCTCAAGGATCGCTCGGAACAGACGGTTATTGATCAGGGTATTGGCAACTTCCTGTTACGCTAG
- a CDS encoding putative 4-mercaptohistidine N1-methyltransferase — MQQAEYYENDTTLAQYLEFHFGERWHGEANFPKALADAAMHAMDGRPLDRALDIGCAVGRTSLELARHFRHVDGIDFSRAFVNKCQEVASDRRVRYARPEEGELVTFQDQSLASLGLEEAAERVSFHQGDACDLPSQFTGYDLVLAGNLIDRLYQPSLFLETIHERINELGLLVIASPYTWLEEYTPKEHWVGGFKKNGEDFSTFDGLKEMLAPHFRLLFEPWSLPFVIRETRNKFQHSFSELTVWEKVSQ; from the coding sequence TTGCAGCAAGCCGAGTACTATGAAAACGACACCACACTCGCCCAATACCTGGAATTTCACTTTGGCGAGCGGTGGCACGGAGAGGCCAACTTCCCCAAGGCGCTGGCGGATGCCGCCATGCATGCGATGGATGGCAGGCCCCTGGATCGTGCGCTGGATATTGGTTGTGCCGTGGGCCGCACCAGCCTTGAGTTGGCCCGCCATTTCCGGCACGTGGACGGCATTGATTTTTCCAGGGCGTTCGTCAACAAATGCCAGGAAGTCGCCAGTGACAGAAGGGTGCGTTATGCGCGCCCGGAGGAGGGGGAGCTGGTAACCTTTCAGGACCAGTCTCTTGCGTCCCTCGGGCTGGAGGAGGCCGCTGAGCGCGTGTCTTTTCATCAGGGCGACGCCTGCGATCTGCCATCGCAGTTCACCGGGTATGATCTGGTACTCGCAGGCAACCTGATCGACCGGTTGTACCAGCCATCGCTGTTTCTGGAGACCATCCATGAGCGGATTAACGAACTCGGGCTTCTGGTGATTGCCTCACCCTATACCTGGCTGGAAGAGTACACGCCGAAGGAACACTGGGTTGGCGGGTTCAAGAAGAACGGAGAGGATTTCTCGACATTCGACGGCCTCAAGGAGATGCTGGCGCCCCATTTCCGGCTGTTGTTTGAACCCTGGAGCCTGCCGTTTGTCATCAGGGAAACGAGAAACAAGTTCCAGCACAGCTTCTCCGAGCTGACCGTCTGGGAGAAAGTAAGCCAGTAA